A window of the Ipomoea triloba cultivar NCNSP0323 chromosome 14, ASM357664v1 genome harbors these coding sequences:
- the LOC116003767 gene encoding DUF724 domain-containing protein 2 isoform X5, with product MGGVAKQQKQLLAKGSQVEVCTDEEGFTGAWFEAVILDPNPLPPSSSPSSSTRSGSKKKNAKVYVEYVNLLSDEDGHKPLRELVDPDFIRPRPPSPSPSQTAKGFELYDVVDAFYKDGWWTGVVTRLLDSFRYTVTFQNPPDELEFGLSDLRFHRQWLNGKWVRPRKQKTAGLMFSVGKKVEVSFDRDDCQDAWFPSDIIEVSGNSSFLVEYRRLNDGNENELTTVTVDALHIRPCPPLLKNKNFNLLDKVDAYYDFGWWRGVVNKVLADNSYSVFFKHGKKERVLNHSELRPHMDWKDGKWYTSQDASVPPDCTIEEVDTCNDPNVIQSVVQPGSPVTDTTNETSREKMSCFLKSDGDRSEQPTISIKKPSNARVSPMKRKQRLELPKEGISTRSPSLSKFKQKTNECETPTEDIPSGFRNPTSKGTGPNVSTSVNADELPDQPSQGKRTRKRHKIDEQEGYMSSAQIKVGGATKLQVKGQQSSAQGLECIPPSVTKKPRRSYGKECSDPTGDQEQNLSNRTIDAIKESKEDTLTGQRKKRGRPPKKLLSTPCASPAGMGSSVPYDVDAKDTIKSQRGHRKSGGRIRKMALAKVSNQKNRATILKSEKHTLKRGKRKIIEVNIESQIPDSADTPGGKDAECIAVEKVIAEVPSNGFEDQPLSKWIEEMHPPTAVDGSRSQVRNVEQHSEAREKSKEIVVRNPAIGNGEVTPSSDLQSLPFVKNTLLWATIESMDVFQKIPQKPHFRPLEQSKDSSREGLAIGYMVTFSSIVDKACRLVFDDPRSTIDEMLDTLRDLESHGFDVEPVRGRLNEMLSFKDKQENLEGLLTETQGEIGKQNMEKAKIEEEVDDLKKHIAKLEKKLSQAMSRKGTKEDDIASLRHRMGEISEEIRNLRCDYEALTSKPF from the exons atgggTGGTGTTGCAAAGCAGCAGAAGCAGCTACTAGCCAAGGGGTCGCAGGTTGAGGTGTGCACAGACGAAGAAGGCTTCACGGGAGCCTGGTTCGAGGCCGTCATTCTTGACCCTAATCCTCTTCCtccctcttcttctccttcttcctctACAAGATCCGGTTCCAAAAAGAAGAACGCCAAGGTCTACGTCGAGTATGTAAACCTCCTTTCCGACGAGGATGGGCATAAGCCTTTAAGAGAGCTTGTGGATCCGGATTTTATTCGCCCCCGCCCCCCTTCCCCTTCCCCTTCTCAGACCGCTAAGGGTTTCGAGCTTTACGACGTCGTTGATGCCTTCTATAAGGATGGTTGGTGGACTGGAGTTGTAACTAGACTTCTCGATTCTTTCCGCTACACAGTCACCTTTCAGAACCCGCCGGACGAGCTTGAATTCGGCCTATCTGACTTGAGGTTCCACCGTCAATGGCTCAATGGAAAGTGGGTCCGACCCAGGAAGCAG AAAACAGCAGGATTGATGTTTAGTGTGGGGAAAAAGGTAGAAGTCTCATTTGACAGAGATGATTGTCAGGACGCTTGGTTCCCTTCAGATATCATTGAAGTTTCTGGTAATAGCTCTTTCTTGGTGGAGTATCGGAGGCTGAATGATGGCAATGAGAACGAGCTAACTACAGTAACAGTTGATGCCCTCCATATCCGGCCATGCCCTCCacttctcaaaaataaaaattttaatttattggacAAAGTAGATGCATATTATGATTTTGGATGGTGGAGAGGAGTGGTAAACAAAGTACTTGCTGATAATAGTTATAGTGTTTTCTTTAAACATGGGAAGAAGGAGAGGGTGCTCAATCACTCAGAATTAAGACCTCACATGGATTGGAAGGATGGAAAATGGTATACTTCTCAG GATGCTTCAGTCCCTCCAGATTGTACCATTGAGGAAGTGGACACCTGCAATGATCCAAATGTGATCCAAAGTGTTGTTCAACCTGGAAGCCCAGTCACTGACACTACAAATGAAACATCTAGAGAGAAAATGTCGTGTTTCTTGAAGTCTGATGGTGATAGGAGTGAGCAGCCAACTATTTCCATCAAGAAGCCTTCAAATGCTAGAGTTTCACCAATGAAAAGGAAGCAACGTCTAGAACTGCCAAAGGAAGGAATTTCAACTCGATCGCCATCTCTTAGCAAATTTaagcaaaagacaaatgaaTGTGAAACACCAACTGAGGACATTCCAAGTGGTTTTAGGAATCCAACTTCCAAGGGTACTGGACCGAATGTTTCAACTTCTGTCAATGCAGATGAGCTGCCTGATCAACCTTCTCAGGGGAAGAGAACT AGGAAACGCCATAAAATTGATGAGCAGGAAGGCTATATGTCAAGTGCACAGATAAAGGTAGGGGGAGCCACAAAATTGCAAGTTAAAGGACAACAATCTTCAGCTCAAG GGTTGGAGTGTATTCCTCCCTCAGTGACTAAAAAACCTCGTAGATCTTATGGCAAGGAATGTTCAGATCCTACAGGTGACCAGGAGCAGAACTTGAGCAATCGAACTATAGATGCTATAAAG GAGAGTAAAGAAGATACCCTGACTGGTCAAAGGAAAAAGAGAGGAAGGCCACCCAAGAAACTGCTCAGCACTCCTTGTGCTTCCCCag CAGGGATGGGGAGCTCAGTTCCCTATGATGTAGATGCTAAGGATACAATAAAGAGTCAAAGGGGGCACAGGAAAAGTGGAGGCAGGATAAGAAAAATGGCTTTAGCAAAAGTATCAAATCAGAAAAACCGTGCTACAATATTGAAGTCTGAGAAGCATACACTAAAGAGGGGGAAAAGAAAGATTATTGAAGTAAACATTGAATCTCAAATTCCAG ATTCTGCTGATACTCCTGGAGGGAAAGATGCTGAATGCATAGCTGTAGAGAAAGTCATTGCTGAAGTACCTAGCAATGGTTTTGAGGATCAGCCTCTCTCAAAGTGGATTGAAGAAATGCACCCTCCAACTGCTGTTGATGGATCAA GATCACAAGTGAGGAATGTGGAGCAACATAGTGAAGCAAGAGAGAAGTCCAAAGAGATTGTTGTGCGAAATCCTGCTATTGGCAATGGAGAAGTGACACCGTCAAGTGATCTCCAAAGCTTGCCTTTTGTGAAAAACACACTTCTTTGGGCCACAATTGAATCCATGGACGTTTTCCAGAAAATTCCACAGAAGCCACATTTCCGGCCTCTGGAACAAAGTAAAGATAGTTCTCGTGAGGGATTAGCTATCGGTTATATGGTAACTTTTTCTAGTATAGTAGATAAGGCATGCAGATTGGTATTTGATGATCCAAGAAGCACAATTGATGAAATGTTGGACACACTCCGAGATTTGGAGTCTCATGGGTTTGATGTTGAGCCTGTACGTGGACGCTTAAACGAGATGCTGTCATTTAAAGATAAGCAAGAAAATCTTGAAGGCTTGTTGACCGAAACCCAAGGTGAAATAGGAAAGCAAAACATGGAGAAAGCAAAAATTGAGGAGGAGGTTGATGACCTCAAGAAGCATATAGCTAAGTTGGAAAAGAAGCTTTCCCAGGCTATGTCCAGGAAAGGGACTAAAGAAGATGACATAGCTTCTCTTAGGCACCGGATGGGTGAGATCAGCGAGGAAATCAGAAATTTGCGGTGTGATTATGAAGCTTTAACTAGTAAACCATTTTAA
- the LOC116003767 gene encoding DUF724 domain-containing protein 2 isoform X6, translating into MAQWKVGPTQEAAGLMFSVGKKVEVSFDRDDCQDAWFPSDIIEVSGNSSFLVEYRRLNDGNENELTTVTVDALHIRPCPPLLKNKNFNLLDKVDAYYDFGWWRGVVNKVLADNSYSVFFKHGKKERVLNHSELRPHMDWKDGKWYTSQDASVPPDCTIEEVDTCNDPNVIQSVVQPGSPVTDTTNETSREKMSCFLKSDGDRSEQPTISIKKPSNARVSPMKRKQRLELPKEGISTRSPSLSKFKQKTNECETPTEDIPSGFRNPTSKGTGPNVSTSVNADELPDQPSQGKRTQRKRHKIDEQEGYMSSAQIKVGGATKLQVKGQQSSAQGKEGKEVGNAAECNETDLPIIIGLECIPPSVTKKPRRSYGKECSDPTGDQEQNLSNRTIDAIKESKEDTLTGQRKKRGRPPKKLLSTPCASPAGMGSSVPYDVDAKDTIKSQRGHRKSGGRIRKMALAKVSNQKNRATILKSEKHTLKRGKRKIIEVNIESQIPDSADTPGGKDAECIAVEKVIAEVPSNGFEDQPLSKWIEEMHPPTAVDGSRSQVRNVEQHSEAREKSKEIVVRNPAIGNGEVTPSSDLQSLPFVKNTLLWATIESMDVFQKIPQKPHFRPLEQSKDSSREGLAIGYMVTFSSIVDKACRLVFDDPRSTIDEMLDTLRDLESHGFDVEPVRGRLNEMLSFKDKQENLEGLLTETQGEIGKQNMEKAKIEEEVDDLKKHIAKLEKKLSQAMSRKGTKEDDIASLRHRMGEISEEIRNLRCDYEALTSKPF; encoded by the exons ATGGCTCAATGGAAAGTGGGTCCGACCCAGGAAGCAG CAGGATTGATGTTTAGTGTGGGGAAAAAGGTAGAAGTCTCATTTGACAGAGATGATTGTCAGGACGCTTGGTTCCCTTCAGATATCATTGAAGTTTCTGGTAATAGCTCTTTCTTGGTGGAGTATCGGAGGCTGAATGATGGCAATGAGAACGAGCTAACTACAGTAACAGTTGATGCCCTCCATATCCGGCCATGCCCTCCacttctcaaaaataaaaattttaatttattggacAAAGTAGATGCATATTATGATTTTGGATGGTGGAGAGGAGTGGTAAACAAAGTACTTGCTGATAATAGTTATAGTGTTTTCTTTAAACATGGGAAGAAGGAGAGGGTGCTCAATCACTCAGAATTAAGACCTCACATGGATTGGAAGGATGGAAAATGGTATACTTCTCAG GATGCTTCAGTCCCTCCAGATTGTACCATTGAGGAAGTGGACACCTGCAATGATCCAAATGTGATCCAAAGTGTTGTTCAACCTGGAAGCCCAGTCACTGACACTACAAATGAAACATCTAGAGAGAAAATGTCGTGTTTCTTGAAGTCTGATGGTGATAGGAGTGAGCAGCCAACTATTTCCATCAAGAAGCCTTCAAATGCTAGAGTTTCACCAATGAAAAGGAAGCAACGTCTAGAACTGCCAAAGGAAGGAATTTCAACTCGATCGCCATCTCTTAGCAAATTTaagcaaaagacaaatgaaTGTGAAACACCAACTGAGGACATTCCAAGTGGTTTTAGGAATCCAACTTCCAAGGGTACTGGACCGAATGTTTCAACTTCTGTCAATGCAGATGAGCTGCCTGATCAACCTTCTCAGGGGAAGAGAACT CAGAGGAAACGCCATAAAATTGATGAGCAGGAAGGCTATATGTCAAGTGCACAGATAAAGGTAGGGGGAGCCACAAAATTGCAAGTTAAAGGACAACAATCTTCAGCTCAAG GTAAAGAGGGTAAAGAAGTAGGAAATGCTGCTGAATGTAATGAAACTGACCTTCCTATCATCATAGGGTTGGAGTGTATTCCTCCCTCAGTGACTAAAAAACCTCGTAGATCTTATGGCAAGGAATGTTCAGATCCTACAGGTGACCAGGAGCAGAACTTGAGCAATCGAACTATAGATGCTATAAAG GAGAGTAAAGAAGATACCCTGACTGGTCAAAGGAAAAAGAGAGGAAGGCCACCCAAGAAACTGCTCAGCACTCCTTGTGCTTCCCCag CAGGGATGGGGAGCTCAGTTCCCTATGATGTAGATGCTAAGGATACAATAAAGAGTCAAAGGGGGCACAGGAAAAGTGGAGGCAGGATAAGAAAAATGGCTTTAGCAAAAGTATCAAATCAGAAAAACCGTGCTACAATATTGAAGTCTGAGAAGCATACACTAAAGAGGGGGAAAAGAAAGATTATTGAAGTAAACATTGAATCTCAAATTCCAG ATTCTGCTGATACTCCTGGAGGGAAAGATGCTGAATGCATAGCTGTAGAGAAAGTCATTGCTGAAGTACCTAGCAATGGTTTTGAGGATCAGCCTCTCTCAAAGTGGATTGAAGAAATGCACCCTCCAACTGCTGTTGATGGATCAA GATCACAAGTGAGGAATGTGGAGCAACATAGTGAAGCAAGAGAGAAGTCCAAAGAGATTGTTGTGCGAAATCCTGCTATTGGCAATGGAGAAGTGACACCGTCAAGTGATCTCCAAAGCTTGCCTTTTGTGAAAAACACACTTCTTTGGGCCACAATTGAATCCATGGACGTTTTCCAGAAAATTCCACAGAAGCCACATTTCCGGCCTCTGGAACAAAGTAAAGATAGTTCTCGTGAGGGATTAGCTATCGGTTATATGGTAACTTTTTCTAGTATAGTAGATAAGGCATGCAGATTGGTATTTGATGATCCAAGAAGCACAATTGATGAAATGTTGGACACACTCCGAGATTTGGAGTCTCATGGGTTTGATGTTGAGCCTGTACGTGGACGCTTAAACGAGATGCTGTCATTTAAAGATAAGCAAGAAAATCTTGAAGGCTTGTTGACCGAAACCCAAGGTGAAATAGGAAAGCAAAACATGGAGAAAGCAAAAATTGAGGAGGAGGTTGATGACCTCAAGAAGCATATAGCTAAGTTGGAAAAGAAGCTTTCCCAGGCTATGTCCAGGAAAGGGACTAAAGAAGATGACATAGCTTCTCTTAGGCACCGGATGGGTGAGATCAGCGAGGAAATCAGAAATTTGCGGTGTGATTATGAAGCTTTAACTAGTAAACCATTTTAA